In Flavivirga abyssicola, the following are encoded in one genomic region:
- a CDS encoding efflux RND transporter permease subunit, with protein MNLTEFSINRNRVVLSILAVVMVMGMLFYASLSRDSMPPYTIRVASIVSSFPGASPERVEELVSDKIEKVAQELPELKVVKSTSRTGLSVVQVELKMEVSPEELQPVWDRLRRKLSTIQGLPSNVSPQLQDDGIGEVFGIAVGLISDGYDYAEMKDYADDLRDDLIKLEDAAKVELNGAQEERVFVEFENTKLKTYGLTSSRLKNIIGSTNILSSGGTVNVEAERIILEPTGNFNDLKSIQEMLIPVGENGQVIALEDITTVKKGYINPPKQKVRINGKDAISLHVSLKEGANIIKLGEEIDVLLQEWQDKLPVGLEVSRLASIDKYIDLKISDFIGNLLQAIAIVLAVMLFFLGLRTGLVIASLIPIVTITTLMVMGLIDVGLNQISLAALIMALGMMVDNAIVVAESVMVKMEAGIPVKKAAIDSCSELFTPLLISTLTTSAAFLAFFMAESVMGDIMGPIFVVITIALLSSWIIALSIITLFCVFFLKVKPKETGKVSFLDKLINGLKRKYKNLILLALNWKKSVLVLIVFMFFLSIFGFGLLGFVFFPDSDRNMITVDINLPENTKIENTTSVVLALEDFMQKELKVTDDKPNGIIDWSAYIGEGPSAYDLGYNADEANSNYAHILINTSSFLVNNDMIEKLDAFSFENFPNADIKVGLLGSGGGGTPVEIEVSGDNPDKLASISEAIKAKLFTISGTKNIKDDWGPKGKKFVIDIDPNKAQTAGVTNQDIATSLQTVLDGFQAGEYREGDKSIPIIMKSNQSKQQSLSSLESLNIYAQSSGKSVPLLQVASIIPQWQYSKIKRVDLTRTIKVSSELTTTGNASEVTQTIIPWLDEQKEVWGKDYTYELGGDAKSSAENMGAVAKYLPLSAFIIVMLLIIQFNSFRKMIMIVCTIPLGVIGMVLGLLLFGVPFGFMAFLGVISLAGIVINNAIVLVDRIEIEESELKRKPQDAIIAACLQRFRPILLATFTTVLGLVPLYLGGGEMWEPMAVTIMIGLLFGTVITLLFIPAFYSVMYKVNYKGYEFNDDLLD; from the coding sequence ATGAATCTTACTGAATTTTCAATAAATCGTAATCGTGTTGTATTAAGTATTCTGGCTGTGGTTATGGTCATGGGCATGTTATTTTACGCTTCACTTTCAAGAGATAGCATGCCCCCCTATACTATACGAGTAGCATCTATTGTATCATCATTTCCTGGTGCAAGTCCAGAGCGTGTCGAAGAACTCGTTAGTGATAAAATTGAAAAAGTAGCACAGGAATTACCTGAGTTAAAAGTGGTGAAAAGTACATCGCGTACTGGACTTTCAGTCGTTCAGGTTGAACTTAAAATGGAGGTGTCTCCAGAAGAATTACAACCTGTTTGGGATAGACTTCGCAGAAAGTTAAGTACAATTCAAGGATTACCAAGTAATGTGAGTCCTCAATTACAGGATGATGGCATTGGTGAAGTATTTGGTATTGCTGTTGGTTTAATTTCTGATGGTTATGACTATGCAGAAATGAAAGATTATGCAGATGACTTGAGAGATGATTTAATAAAGCTTGAAGATGCTGCTAAAGTTGAATTGAATGGTGCGCAGGAAGAACGTGTTTTTGTTGAGTTTGAAAACACCAAATTGAAAACCTATGGACTAACATCAAGCAGATTAAAAAATATTATAGGTAGCACTAATATACTTAGCTCTGGAGGAACTGTTAATGTTGAAGCAGAACGTATTATTTTGGAGCCCACAGGGAATTTCAATGATTTAAAGTCTATACAGGAGATGTTAATCCCTGTTGGAGAAAACGGACAGGTTATTGCGCTAGAGGATATAACGACGGTTAAAAAAGGGTATATCAATCCGCCAAAACAAAAAGTGCGTATTAATGGAAAGGATGCCATTTCATTACATGTGTCTTTAAAAGAAGGTGCTAATATTATTAAGTTAGGTGAGGAAATTGATGTGTTACTACAAGAGTGGCAAGATAAATTACCAGTTGGTTTAGAAGTATCTCGTTTAGCATCAATTGACAAATACATCGATTTAAAAATTAGTGATTTTATTGGCAACCTATTACAAGCTATTGCCATAGTATTAGCAGTTATGCTTTTCTTTTTAGGACTAAGAACAGGATTGGTAATTGCAAGTTTAATTCCAATAGTTACAATAACAACGTTGATGGTTATGGGATTAATCGATGTGGGGCTGAATCAAATTTCTCTAGCCGCTTTAATTATGGCTCTAGGAATGATGGTTGATAACGCTATTGTTGTAGCAGAATCAGTCATGGTAAAAATGGAAGCAGGTATTCCCGTTAAGAAAGCTGCAATCGATTCATGTTCAGAATTATTTACACCATTATTGATTTCAACATTAACAACATCTGCGGCATTTTTAGCATTCTTTATGGCAGAATCTGTTATGGGTGATATTATGGGGCCCATTTTCGTGGTAATTACCATTGCGCTTTTATCGTCATGGATTATCGCTTTAAGTATCATTACGCTATTCTGTGTCTTCTTCTTAAAAGTAAAGCCAAAAGAAACAGGGAAAGTAAGCTTCTTAGATAAATTAATTAATGGATTAAAACGCAAGTATAAAAATTTAATCTTACTAGCTTTAAACTGGAAAAAATCGGTTTTAGTGCTCATTGTTTTTATGTTCTTTTTATCCATTTTCGGATTTGGACTTTTAGGTTTTGTGTTTTTTCCAGATAGTGACCGTAATATGATAACGGTTGACATCAATTTACCAGAGAATACTAAAATTGAGAATACAACATCTGTGGTTTTAGCACTTGAAGACTTTATGCAGAAAGAGCTGAAAGTGACAGATGATAAACCAAATGGTATTATAGATTGGTCAGCCTATATCGGTGAAGGACCTTCTGCTTACGATTTAGGTTATAATGCAGATGAGGCGAATTCAAATTACGCGCATATCTTAATTAACACCTCTTCGTTTTTGGTGAATAATGATATGATTGAAAAATTAGATGCCTTTAGTTTTGAAAACTTCCCAAATGCTGATATTAAAGTTGGCTTGCTAGGCTCTGGTGGCGGTGGTACTCCTGTAGAAATTGAAGTATCAGGGGATAACCCAGATAAATTAGCAAGTATCTCCGAAGCCATTAAAGCGAAGTTGTTTACCATTTCTGGCACAAAAAATATTAAAGACGATTGGGGGCCCAAAGGGAAAAAGTTTGTTATAGATATAGATCCTAATAAAGCACAAACGGCTGGTGTTACCAATCAAGATATTGCAACGTCTTTGCAAACCGTTTTAGATGGATTTCAAGCAGGAGAATATCGAGAAGGTGATAAGTCTATTCCAATAATAATGAAGAGTAATCAAAGTAAACAGCAATCCTTATCTTCATTAGAAAGCTTGAATATATATGCACAAAGTTCAGGAAAAAGTGTGCCTTTACTTCAAGTAGCATCTATAATTCCTCAATGGCAATATTCAAAAATAAAACGTGTTGATTTAACAAGAACAATTAAAGTATCGAGCGAATTAACAACAACTGGTAATGCTTCTGAAGTAACTCAAACGATTATACCTTGGTTAGATGAACAAAAAGAAGTTTGGGGTAAAGACTATACTTATGAATTAGGTGGAGATGCAAAAAGTTCAGCAGAAAACATGGGCGCTGTAGCAAAATATTTACCACTTTCAGCATTTATAATTGTTATGCTGCTAATCATTCAGTTTAATTCATTTAGAAAAATGATAATGATTGTTTGTACCATTCCGTTAGGAGTTATAGGTATGGTTTTAGGCTTATTATTATTTGGCGTACCATTCGGATTTATGGCGTTTTTGGGAGTTATTTCTCTTGCAGGTATCGTTATTAATAATGCGATAGTACTCGTGGATAGAATTGAAATTGAAGAATCTGAATTAAAACGCAAACCACAAGATGCTATAATAGCAGCATGTTTACAGCGATTTAGACCCATTTTATTAGCAACCTTTACAACCGTTTTAGGTTTAGTGCCTTTATATTTAGGCGGTGGCGAAATGTGGGAGCCTATGGCAGTAACTATTATGATCGGTTTATTGTTTGGAACTGTGATTACATTATTATTTATTCCTGCATTTTATAGTGTGATGTATAAAGTCAATTATAAAGGTTATGAATTTAATGATGACTTATTAGACTAA
- a CDS encoding phospholipase effector Tle1 domain-containing protein, whose protein sequence is MIKKRFRCFHVSYTIMVISFLFFGCGVSSPVVFNPVKKDNTPMKLAIFMDGTTNNERSYTNVSKLYNLTTLQNNPNISAVYLRGVGNGADILGIVTGSGIKREVCNAYLYLAEHYKHQRHDEIYIFGFSRGAYASRILAGLIYAAGIVDVKEIPKNKRLKFIRKIYEAHKSDKDITARRASVLKVTKQHINPEDYKIEFMGLWDTVEALGIPKYEEEYYTPKNKYIDQLCNIKRVSHALSLNDSRSSIFTPVLFTHGALVSSCPEVNPENIANEVWFFGNHSDVGGGARNTYISGVSLNWMISELKNYNLLPANTSVYENSLDVTNDIGKGIYRLFLPKRERKLSSLASTNEYKKDKLKIHRSVLERLKTSLKTYEINLIKLFSECFDKNEIGGYNYIKKSDCFTVIE, encoded by the coding sequence ATGATAAAAAAGAGATTTAGATGTTTCCACGTTTCTTATACTATAATGGTTATATCATTTTTGTTTTTTGGATGTGGCGTTTCAAGTCCTGTTGTTTTTAATCCAGTAAAAAAAGATAATACGCCAATGAAACTAGCCATATTTATGGATGGAACCACGAATAATGAAAGGAGCTATACGAATGTATCTAAATTATATAATTTAACAACATTGCAAAATAATCCAAATATAAGCGCAGTATATCTTAGAGGTGTTGGTAACGGAGCTGACATTCTTGGTATTGTTACAGGGTCTGGTATTAAAAGGGAAGTGTGTAACGCGTATCTTTATTTAGCAGAGCATTATAAGCACCAAAGGCATGACGAAATTTATATTTTTGGTTTTAGCAGAGGCGCTTACGCTTCCAGAATTTTAGCAGGATTAATTTATGCAGCAGGTATTGTTGATGTTAAAGAGATACCTAAAAATAAGCGTTTAAAATTTATTAGAAAAATTTATGAAGCGCATAAAAGTGATAAGGATATAACAGCGCGAAGAGCATCTGTTTTAAAAGTGACAAAACAGCATATAAACCCAGAGGATTATAAAATTGAATTTATGGGGTTGTGGGATACTGTTGAAGCGCTCGGAATTCCTAAATATGAAGAAGAGTATTATACACCAAAAAATAAATATATAGATCAATTATGTAATATAAAAAGAGTATCACATGCTTTATCTCTTAATGACAGTAGAAGTTCTATTTTTACTCCTGTACTTTTTACACATGGTGCTTTAGTGTCTTCATGCCCAGAAGTAAATCCAGAAAATATAGCAAATGAAGTTTGGTTTTTTGGAAACCATTCAGATGTTGGCGGAGGCGCAAGAAATACTTATATAAGTGGAGTGTCTTTAAATTGGATGATTAGTGAACTTAAAAACTATAATTTATTACCTGCAAACACGAGTGTTTATGAAAACAGTTTAGATGTTACCAATGATATTGGAAAAGGTATTTATAGATTGTTTCTTCCGAAGCGGGAAAGGAAATTATCGTCATTGGCCTCTACAAATGAATATAAAAAAGATAAACTAAAAATACATAGATCTGTTTTAGAAAGGTTAAAAACCTCATTGAAGACCTATGAAATTAATTTAATAAAGTTATTTAGTGAGTGTTTTGATAAAAATGAAATAGGAGGTTATAATTATATAAAAAAATCGGATTGTTTTACTGTTATTGAATAA
- a CDS encoding ion channel: MLEKLYQCRFRLLLFAQLFILFGALLFTSDWFESYISPVLFILNLFAGVVLFSANKRKMWSIIVLLCIAIICFGVDISKIKYKELFSALHLMIFFLFYLLLTLETIKQVWNSKEVDKHVIFGLISGYISLGLIGFFICLSIEIAYPNSFSGLIEGISMTENLMYYSYITLLTIGYGDILPISALAHKAAILIGLMGQIYLVVITAIVVGKYINQSSE; encoded by the coding sequence ATGTTGGAAAAACTATATCAATGTAGATTTCGGTTATTACTATTCGCTCAATTGTTCATTTTATTTGGAGCCTTATTGTTTACCTCAGATTGGTTTGAGAGTTATATCTCTCCAGTACTTTTTATTTTAAATCTATTTGCTGGGGTCGTTCTGTTCTCTGCTAACAAACGCAAAATGTGGAGCATCATCGTGTTATTATGTATTGCAATAATATGTTTTGGCGTGGACATTTCGAAAATAAAGTATAAAGAACTATTTAGTGCATTACATCTAATGATCTTTTTTTTATTCTATTTACTGCTAACATTAGAAACTATAAAACAAGTATGGAATTCAAAAGAGGTAGACAAGCATGTTATTTTTGGACTAATTAGCGGGTATATTTCTCTTGGATTGATTGGGTTTTTTATATGTTTAAGTATAGAAATAGCATATCCAAATTCGTTTTCAGGTTTAATTGAGGGAATTTCAATGACTGAAAACTTAATGTACTACAGCTATATTACTTTACTAACCATTGGGTATGGAGATATTTTACCCATAAGTGCATTAGCGCACAAAGCAGCTATTTTAATTGGTTTAATGGGGCAAATATACTTAGTAGTAATTACAGCTATAGTAGTTGGGAAGTACATTAATCAATCATCTGAGTAA
- a CDS encoding S1C family serine protease, which translates to MKKIIRLILIWLFAIHYTNAQDLSSIYERVSPAVVAIYTQESNIATSQNNVSQTVTNSGLGSGFMISNKLVVTAAHVVKVPDTLVVQFSDGETIPAKVITSYDSADIALLELSRQKINATVLRFGDSDRMKVGQRVFIIGVPLGVGLSLSSGYISAFKKQFLGRNPFTNTEFIQTDAAINQGNSGGPMFNLEGDVIGIVSHIKSLSGGSDGIGYASTSNLAAKLLLNNKMPWFGAELYSLSEKEAKLFNLPQTSGLLVQRIASASLFDKMGVKEGDTEVTVGNKKLILGGDIILAFNDIKYEVTDYTLLKIADFANSLEKNPKFELTVLREGKTITLQSK; encoded by the coding sequence ATGAAAAAAATAATTAGATTAATTCTAATATGGTTATTTGCCATACATTATACTAATGCACAAGACCTATCTTCTATTTATGAAAGGGTAAGTCCTGCCGTTGTTGCTATTTATACTCAAGAAAGCAATATAGCTACCTCTCAAAACAATGTTTCTCAAACAGTTACAAATTCTGGTTTAGGGTCTGGCTTTATGATATCCAATAAATTAGTTGTAACTGCGGCTCATGTTGTAAAAGTGCCCGATACTTTAGTTGTACAGTTTTCAGATGGAGAAACTATACCAGCTAAAGTAATTACTTCCTATGATAGTGCAGATATAGCTTTATTAGAATTATCAAGACAGAAAATAAATGCTACAGTTTTAAGGTTCGGCGATTCGGACCGAATGAAAGTTGGACAACGCGTGTTCATCATTGGTGTGCCTCTTGGTGTCGGTTTATCTCTATCTTCAGGTTATATTAGTGCTTTTAAAAAACAATTTTTAGGAAGAAATCCTTTTACTAATACGGAGTTTATTCAAACAGATGCCGCTATAAATCAAGGTAACTCTGGAGGTCCAATGTTTAACTTGGAAGGTGATGTTATAGGTATTGTAAGTCACATAAAATCATTATCAGGAGGTTCTGATGGTATTGGTTATGCCTCAACGTCTAATTTAGCTGCCAAACTCCTTTTAAATAATAAAATGCCTTGGTTTGGTGCTGAGTTATATTCCTTATCTGAAAAAGAAGCTAAACTGTTTAATCTGCCTCAAACAAGTGGTTTATTAGTGCAACGTATTGCTTCCGCTTCTTTATTTGATAAAATGGGAGTAAAAGAGGGGGATACTGAGGTAACTGTTGGTAATAAAAAACTAATTTTGGGCGGTGATATTATATTGGCCTTTAATGATATAAAGTACGAAGTTACAGACTACACCTTATTGAAGATTGCTGATTTTGCAAATAGCTTAGAAAAGAATCCAAAATTTGAACTAACAGTTTTACGTGAAGGAAAAACAATAACTTTACAATCTAAATAA
- a CDS encoding SLC13 family permease → MLTLLIILGITIGLFVWGKFTPDIVALMSMLSLFLFGILDLPETLSGFSNPTVIMIASLFIIGEGLSQTGWTALVGQKFVKWAGKSVPKLLVLVTLGSGILSGFVSNTGTVATLLPVTVSAAYKMGTLPSKLLMPVAFGSNTGGLLTLTGTPPNIIASNALVENGFESFSFFEFALIGLPLLLISILYFRFIGYKLLPKNTSENQPINIDSEMHQWIENYSIDENIYRLRVRSMSPLLNTTIGEWDFDNKYNVSIIRLRRRFPNVVKGVKPYVEFPIPDTVLQYHDIITVKGKTEDVDNIILKFKLNLIPFKNNNNNNNDDLKDEFINQEVGMAEMIVTPKSLFLGHNIPMGLYLEQAGIQLLAASRNNKPLKDKNVAVKAGDAFIIRGTWERIEHLKSVYKNLVISGNPESMSKDVNTLTYKSYISLAMLLLMIVLLVFKIVPGAIAAMISAGVILLTGCVPMAKAYKGISWISVVMIAAMIPMGIALQKTGVAELAANSLVTNLGSIHPIVLLGGIFLLTTGFSQAINNSATAVLMAPIAILAATSLNISPEPFMIVVAISASTAFLTPVGTTTNAMVMAAGDYKFMDYVKVGSPLLLLFFILSLILVPMIWPF, encoded by the coding sequence ATGCTTACACTTTTAATTATTTTGGGTATTACAATAGGACTTTTTGTTTGGGGTAAATTCACACCAGATATTGTAGCACTTATGTCTATGTTAAGCTTATTTTTATTTGGCATCTTAGACCTTCCTGAAACTCTTAGCGGGTTTAGTAACCCTACAGTAATAATGATTGCTTCCCTATTTATTATTGGTGAAGGTTTATCTCAAACAGGATGGACAGCATTAGTAGGACAAAAATTTGTAAAATGGGCTGGTAAAAGCGTTCCCAAACTATTAGTATTAGTCACCTTAGGCTCTGGTATTTTGTCTGGTTTTGTAAGCAATACTGGAACTGTTGCTACATTACTACCCGTTACTGTATCTGCCGCATATAAAATGGGCACACTCCCTTCAAAATTATTAATGCCTGTTGCTTTTGGATCAAATACTGGTGGCTTATTAACATTAACAGGAACTCCTCCAAATATTATTGCTAGTAATGCTTTAGTAGAAAATGGATTTGAATCCTTTTCATTTTTTGAATTTGCCCTCATTGGGTTGCCATTACTATTGATTTCAATTTTATATTTCCGTTTTATTGGTTATAAATTATTGCCAAAAAACACCTCCGAAAATCAGCCAATAAATATAGATTCTGAAATGCATCAATGGATTGAAAATTATAGTATTGATGAAAATATTTACCGTTTAAGAGTACGTTCAATGTCTCCTCTGTTAAATACTACTATTGGTGAATGGGATTTTGATAATAAATACAATGTTTCAATAATTAGATTAAGAAGACGATTTCCAAATGTTGTAAAAGGCGTAAAACCATATGTTGAATTTCCAATACCAGATACGGTTTTACAATACCATGACATTATTACTGTAAAAGGAAAAACAGAAGATGTAGATAATATAATTCTGAAGTTTAAACTCAATTTGATTCCTTTTAAAAATAATAATAATAATAATAATGATGATTTAAAGGATGAGTTTATAAATCAAGAAGTAGGTATGGCAGAAATGATTGTGACACCCAAATCGCTTTTTTTAGGTCATAACATACCTATGGGATTGTATTTGGAACAAGCAGGTATTCAATTATTAGCTGCTTCAAGAAATAACAAGCCTTTAAAAGATAAAAACGTAGCCGTAAAAGCTGGAGATGCATTTATTATTCGAGGTACTTGGGAGCGTATAGAACATTTAAAAAGCGTTTATAAAAATTTAGTGATTTCTGGAAACCCAGAAAGCATGTCTAAGGATGTAAATACATTAACCTATAAATCGTACATTTCATTAGCAATGCTTTTACTAATGATTGTGCTACTAGTATTTAAAATTGTTCCAGGAGCCATTGCTGCTATGATTTCTGCGGGTGTTATTTTATTAACTGGTTGTGTACCTATGGCTAAGGCTTACAAAGGCATTAGCTGGATAAGCGTGGTAATGATTGCAGCAATGATTCCTATGGGTATTGCGCTTCAAAAAACTGGTGTTGCAGAACTAGCAGCCAATAGTTTGGTTACTAATTTAGGGAGTATACACCCTATTGTTTTATTAGGTGGCATATTTTTATTAACTACTGGTTTTAGTCAAGCCATTAATAATTCAGCTACTGCTGTTTTAATGGCGCCAATAGCTATATTAGCTGCCACGTCTTTAAATATTTCGCCCGAGCCATTTATGATTGTTGTGGCTATTAGTGCATCTACTGCCTTTTTAACCCCTGTTGGTACAACTACAAATGCGATGGTTATGGCAGCAGGCGATTATAAATTTATGGATTATGTTAAAGTTGGCTCGCCATTATTACTACTATTTTTTATTTTATCTTTGATTTTAGTGCCTATGATTTGGCCTTTTTGA
- a CDS encoding META domain-containing protein — translation MTRIILTILLVTMSSCVSSKNSRGTNLFNVTWELEFISGPRIAFSDLYPNKKPVITFNKTTKKAEGTNSCNGYSAEYTLEGDDISFGDPGPTTMMFCGNGENVFLNTIKKINKHAIDADGKLNLMIDDVIMMRFKIIE, via the coding sequence ATGACCAGAATTATCTTAACTATATTGTTAGTTACAATGAGTTCATGTGTATCATCAAAAAACTCTAGAGGCACTAATCTTTTCAATGTGACTTGGGAGCTTGAGTTTATATCTGGACCACGAATAGCTTTTTCAGATTTATATCCTAATAAGAAACCTGTAATTACTTTTAATAAAACGACTAAAAAAGCAGAAGGAACAAATAGCTGCAACGGTTATTCGGCAGAGTATACTTTAGAAGGTGATGACATTTCATTTGGCGATCCAGGACCAACAACAATGATGTTCTGTGGAAATGGAGAAAACGTCTTTTTAAATACCATTAAAAAAATCAATAAACATGCCATAGACGCTGACGGAAAATTGAATTTAATGATAGATGATGTTATTATGATGCGCTTTAAAATTATTGAATAG
- a CDS encoding adenylate/guanylate cyclase domain-containing protein — MASLIWQLLRGSHDVNIPYMEDSFSNILFIFIIAWITQGLLYGTLHIFLEKLVRKRISLSKLLVFALILQIISAIGFYVFMFYLFVKVEIFVDTTFKISEFIQLPVIWVSLIYTVFVNFFISLFLNINLMLGEGNLIKFISGKFYTPKEKELIFMFLDLRNSTTIAEKLGHIKYSKLLQDCFYDLAIVNKYKTSIYQYVGDEAVLTWPYKEGLKNAKSIRAFYAFKDQINSRTDYYLKTYGLVPEFKAGMNCGIVTIAEVGEYKREIAYHGDTINTASRIQGQCNRLGFDLLISEKLLKVVEIDSWTTSKLEGNVLLKGKQGTVNIYSVTRTEDTL, encoded by the coding sequence ATGGCAAGCCTCATCTGGCAACTCCTTCGCGGGTCTCATGACGTGAACATCCCTTACATGGAGGACTCTTTCTCCAATATACTTTTTATATTCATTATAGCATGGATAACCCAAGGGTTACTTTACGGTACACTTCACATTTTCCTTGAAAAATTGGTTAGAAAACGTATTTCATTATCTAAGTTATTGGTATTTGCACTTATACTACAAATTATATCTGCTATTGGGTTTTATGTATTTATGTTTTATTTGTTTGTTAAGGTTGAAATATTTGTAGACACTACTTTTAAAATATCAGAATTTATCCAGTTACCTGTCATTTGGGTTAGCCTTATCTATACTGTATTTGTAAACTTCTTTATAAGTCTTTTTCTCAATATTAATTTAATGCTAGGTGAAGGCAATTTGATTAAATTCATTTCAGGAAAATTCTATACTCCAAAAGAAAAAGAGCTTATTTTTATGTTTTTAGACCTTAGAAACTCTACTACAATTGCTGAAAAATTAGGACATATAAAATATAGCAAGCTCCTTCAAGACTGTTTTTATGATTTAGCCATAGTTAATAAATATAAAACTTCTATTTACCAATATGTGGGAGATGAAGCTGTTTTAACTTGGCCGTATAAAGAAGGTCTTAAAAACGCTAAAAGTATTCGTGCTTTTTATGCTTTTAAAGATCAAATTAATAGTAGAACAGATTACTATCTAAAAACTTATGGTTTAGTACCAGAATTTAAAGCAGGTATGAATTGCGGTATCGTAACTATTGCAGAAGTTGGAGAATATAAACGTGAAATTGCTTATCACGGTGATACTATAAATACAGCTTCAAGAATCCAAGGCCAATGTAATCGATTAGGGTTTGATCTACTTATTTCAGAAAAACTTTTAAAAGTCGTAGAAATCGACTCATGGACGACATCTAAACTTGAAGGCAATGTGCTTCTAAAAGGTAAGCAGGGAACAGTAAATATCTATTCCGTAACACGTACTGAAGATACGCTTTAA
- a CDS encoding LytR/AlgR family response regulator transcription factor, translating into MKVVIVEDELAASEQLTYLINNIDSSIEILTVLDSVKAAIDYFSNPSEAVLVFMDIHLSDGISFEIFEQVTINIPIIFTTAYDQYALKAFKVNSIDYLLKPINEEELSSSIKKFKTNAKIDTISYNNIQQLVQLMQSKNQVFRTTFLVHQRDELIPVKTEDIAYFYIENSIVKAVTLKNQTYIIDKKLEGIENELDPYNFHRANRQFILNRNAIQNIKFYFNGKLIINVNPPSKERITISKAKSSEIKTWINN; encoded by the coding sequence ATGAAAGTAGTTATTGTAGAAGATGAATTAGCAGCAAGTGAACAACTCACTTACTTAATAAATAATATAGATTCTAGCATAGAGATACTAACTGTTCTGGATTCTGTAAAAGCGGCCATCGATTATTTTTCTAATCCAAGCGAAGCCGTTTTAGTTTTTATGGATATACACCTTTCTGACGGTATTTCATTTGAAATTTTTGAACAAGTAACCATCAATATTCCAATAATATTTACAACAGCTTATGACCAATATGCACTAAAAGCATTTAAGGTAAATAGCATTGATTATCTTTTAAAGCCAATTAATGAAGAAGAATTAAGTAGCTCAATTAAAAAGTTTAAAACCAACGCAAAAATTGATACAATCTCTTATAACAACATTCAACAATTAGTACAATTAATGCAATCTAAAAATCAAGTTTTCAGGACAACATTTTTAGTACATCAGAGAGATGAATTAATTCCAGTTAAAACAGAAGATATTGCTTATTTTTATATAGAAAATAGTATTGTAAAAGCTGTGACACTTAAAAATCAAACTTACATAATAGATAAAAAACTAGAAGGCATTGAAAACGAATTAGACCCGTATAATTTTCATAGAGCAAACAGACAATTTATACTTAATAGAAATGCTATACAGAATATTAAATTCTACTTTAATGGAAAACTAATTATTAATGTAAATCCGCCATCTAAGGAGCGCATTACAATAAGCAAAGCGAAATCATCAGAAATAAAAACATGGATAAATAATTAG